In the genome of Streptomyces sp. Q6, the window GATGGCGTTCCGCAACCTGACGGCGAGGTCCTGGGCGTCGGCCCGGCCGAGTCCGTCGGCGAGCACCACGAACTCGTCGCCGCCGAGCCGGGCGACCGTGTCGCCGTCCCGCACCACGCTGGTCAGGCGCCGGGCGACCTCGATGAGGACCGCGTCGCCCGCGTTGTGCCCGAACCGGTCGTTGATCGACTTGAAGCCGTCGAGGTCGCAGAAGAGGACGGCGAGGCCCTTGGTGCCGTCGTCCGCGCCCGAGTCGTCACCGCCGGGTGCCGCCACGTGCACATGGTGGTCGAAGCCGTCGAGCCCGTCGTAGAGGCCGGAGCCGTGGACGGCGGCGAAGTCGAAGCCGTGCCCGTTGGAGTCCGTGGCCGCGAGGGCGCCGTGGTCCCCGTACGCCGCGTCCAGCGAGTCGACGGCGCTCGGCCTGGCCTCCCGGGGGCGCCGGCAGAGCCGGGCGGAGAGGCGGGAGCGCAGCTCGGCCGAGTTCGGCAGGCCGGTCAGGGAGTCGTGCGAGGCGCGGTGGGCGAGCTGGAGCTCGCGGCGCTTGCGCTCCTCTATGTCCTCGACGTGCGTGAGCAGGAAGCGCGGCCCGTCGGCGGCGTCCGCCACCACGGAGTTGCGCAGGCTGACCCAGACGTACGTGTTGTCGCGCCGCCCGAGCCGCAGCTCGGCGCGGCCGCCCTCGGCGGAGGTGCGCAGCAGGGTGCCTATGTCCTCGGGGTGGACGAGGTCGGAGAAGGAGTAGCGCCGCATCGCGGAGGCGGGCCGGCCCAGGAGGCGGCACAGCGCGTCGTTGGTCCGCAGGATCCGGCCGTGCTGGTCCCCGCCCATCTCGGCGATGGCCATCCCGGAGGGCGCGTACTCGAAGGCCTGGCGGAAGCTCTCCTCGCTGGCGCGCAGGGCCTGCTGCTCGCGCTCCAGGCGGACGAGGGCGCGCTGCATGTTGGCGCGCAGCCGGGCGTTGCTGATCGCGATCGCGGCCTGGAAGGCGTACATCTGAAGGGCTTCACGGCCCCAGGCGCCCGGCCTGCGTCCGTTGCGCGGGCGGTCGACGGATATGACGCCGAGCAGCTCGCCGCCGGAGGCGCCGGTCGCGAACATCGGGGCGAAGAGCCGGTCGGAGGGGTGCCACTCGTCGTCGAACCGGGGCGGCGGCCCGTCGGTGAACCACTGCGGCACGTCGTCCTCGTCGAGGATCCAGCCCTCGGTGTACGGGATGAAGCGCAGCTCGCCCCAGCGCTCGCCCATGTTCAGGCGGCGGTCCCAGGAGGCGCGGGAGCCGACCCGGCCGGTGATCAGGGCTTCGGCGGCGGAGTTCCCCGCGAAGGCGGCGACGACCAGGTCTCCGTCGGGGCGTACGAGATTGACGCAGGCCAGCTCGTAACCGAGCCCGTTGACGACACCGTCGGCGACGGTCTGCAAGGTGTCGGCCAGACTGCGGGCGGTGTTCATGTCCGCCATGACCTGGTGCAGCTGACGCAGGGTCGCAAGACGGACGTAGGGCTCCGACTCGGTCTCCATGCTCAGTTCTCCCCGAGACCTCGACAGCACTCCAGAATTCTGATCGGCTCTGTTCTCACTCGCACGTGCAGCAGCACGTTCATCTCGCAGTGTCGTCCGCCACTGAATCACAGCGCGCTGCCCACCCGGTACACAGGGTCAACAAAATATGGCCCCTGTGACTCAAGTCACAGCAGGTTATGGAGGGTTGGGGCGGCTTTCCGTGCGGAGTCTGTGCGTTTGCTGAACGCGGGCGGTGACGGAACCCCGGGGCCGGACCCCGATCGGGCCTTGGCGGGCCTTGGCGGGCGCCGCCGATGGGGCCGGAGTCCTAGGACCGGTCTCGGTCGTCGGCCCGATGCGGAGCGCGTGGACGCGAGGTTAGCGTCTCAGGTGTGTTGAAGACTCCCCCTGCCACTCCCCCCGCCGCTCCCGTCACCCCCGCACCCCGCTCCCCCGGGCATGCTGAGGGGGTGAGCAACGACGATTTCCGCGCAGCCCTGTCCCGCCTCGCCGCCGGCGTCGTCCTGCTGACCGCGCACGAGCCCGCGCTCGACCCCGACGGACCGGTCGGGGAGGACGCCGGGATGACGGCCACCGCGTTCATGTCGGTGTCCCTCGACCCGCCGCTGGTCATGGTGTCGCTGCGCAACAGCTCCCGGATGGACGACCTCCTCGACGACCAGCCCCTGTGGGCCGTCTCGGTCCTCTCCGAGTCCCAGAGCCACATCGCGGGCCGGTTCGCGATGAAGGGCCGCATCAGCGACCGCCTCCTCTTCGAGGACATCCCCTACGTACGCGGTGAGCACACGAACGCCCCGCTGGTCGGCGGGGCGCTGGCGACGCTGGAGTGCCGCACGGAGCAGCGGGTCGTGGCCGGGGACCACACGCTGGTGATCGGGCGGGTGCTCGGCGCGGCGGTGCCGAGCGCGGACGGGGGCCCGCTGACGTACTTCCGCGGGCGCTACCGGCACCTGGGGTAGCCCGTCGGACCGGTCGGATGAGACCGGTGGGACCAGGGGGGACCGGTAGGGCGGGTGGGACCGGTGGGGTTACCAGTCCCGGCCCGTGCGGCCGCGCTTGGTGTCGGAGCGCGCCTTCTTCTCCCGAAGGCGGCGTTCGTTGATCCCCCGGGGGATGCGGGTGGGGCGGCGCTGCTTGGGCGGCGGGGCGCTGGCCTCCGCGAGCAGGGCGGCCAGGCGGGTCGCCGCCGTCTCCCTGTTGCGCCACTGCGAGCGGTGGTCCGAGGCCCGTACGGAGACGACGCCGTCCACCAGACGGGAGGCGAGCCGCTCCAGGGCGCGCGCCTTCCACACCTCGGGCAGCGCCTTCGTGGCGGCCAGGTCGAAGCGGAGCTCCACCTGCGAGTCGCTGGTGTTGACGTGCTGCCCGCCCGGCCCGGACGACCGCGAGAAACGCCAGAGGAGCTCGGCCTCCGGAAGGACGACCGAACCGCGGATGGGATAAGGACCGGACATGCGTCCATGGTCGCGTGTCCGTACGCTCCGCGTCACCCGTATTTCCGGGGCTCCGACCGGCTTCCGGACATCCGGGTAAAGAAAGTAAAGAGACCTGGAACCTGAGGTACCCCTCTCCGCGTTCATACGGGTACGAGTAGCTTCGGCTGCACACGTACATCACGTACGCCGTACTTAAACGAGGGAAGGGACTCCCGAACCATGGCTGTAAGCCTGTCCAAGGGTGGCAACGTCTCGCTCACCAAGGAGGCTCCGGGCCTGACCGCCGTCACCGTGGGCCTCGGCTGGGACGTCCGCACCACCACCGGCACCGACTTCGACCTGGACGCCTCCGCGATCGCGGTGAACACGCAGGGCAAGGTCTACTCGGACGCCCACTTCGTGTTCTTCAACAACAAGCAGACGCCGGACCAGTCCATCGTCCACACCGGTGACAACCGCTCCGGCGAGGGCGCGGGCGACGACGAGGCGATCAACGTCAACCTGGCGGCCCTGCCGGCCGACGTCGACAAGATCGTCTTCCCGGTCTCGATCTACGACGCCGAGACCCGCTCGCAGAACTTCGGCCAGGTGCGCAACGCGTACATCCGCATCGTGAACCAGACCGGTGGCACGGAGATCGCCCGCTACGACCTCTCCGAGGACGCGGCGACGGAGACGGCGATGGTCTTCGGTGAGCTGTACCGCAACGGCGCGGAGTGGAAGTTCCGCGCCGTCGGCCAGGGCTACGCCTCGGGCCTGACGGGCATCGCGCAGGACTTCGGCGTCAACGTCTGAGGTTCGTGAGGCAGTTGGGGCGGCCCTCGGTGTGCGACATGCGCACCGAGGGCCGCGCTTCTTCGCACTCCGCCCCCTCGGCGACGGCTCAAGCGGGAGCCTCCACCGACAGCCCGGCGTCACGTGCGGCGTCGGCGAGCCGCTTGTCGTAGGTGACGAACGACGTGCGGCGTCGGCGAGCCGCTTGTCGTAGGTGACGAACGACGTGCGCCGCGACCCCCTCCGCAGGACTGTCGCCAAGTGCACCGCGTCCGAGCCCCGCACGGTCACGGGCTTCACGGTCTGCGCCAGGACCCGGGTGGCCGCGTCGCGTTCCAGCGGTTCGATGAGATCAAGCACCGGGTGCAGCCTCGTCACCGCCTCCGGGGCGTAGCGGGCCAGGGCACGCGAGGCCTCGATCTCCAGCAGAACAGAGCTCGCCCCCGGTCTCCGCCCGCTCGTCGCGCCACGCACGCAGCGCCTGCGACTCGGCTTCCGCAGGGACGAGCTTCACGACCGCGGCCGTATCGAGAGAGATCATCAGCGCCGGCCTTCGCGATCGCGCGCGATCTCCGCTCCGGCATCGCCCCCGTCCGGCTCCCCTCTCGGCATCCGTGACACCGCCCGCCGCATGGCCGCCGCCCTCTCCTTGCGGAGAGCGGCCTCCCCTACGGCCTGCCGAACAGCGGCGGACCGGGAGTTGGCGTCGCCCGTGAGAACGTCCAGCGCATGTTCCGTCTCGGCATCGCTTCGGAGGGCGACGGTGTCAGCCATGCCGGGCAGGCCACGGAACCCCGCCCCGGATCCCGCTGCTCGATCGCCCCAGGGGCCGGAACGGCCCGACCGTCGTCTCGCACGGCCCTGCCGAGTGGTGCGCAAGGGCGCGAACCGGCCGAGCCCCGTCGATTAACGGACAGCCTCCCGCCCCATCCGGACACGAACCGGCAAAACTTTGACGGCGGCCTGTCAAACGAGGGCTGCCCGGTGTCACTCTCTCCCCGCGCCCCCCACGCACTCTCCGGGTCACCAAGGAGTCCGAGTGAGACACCGCTCTACCGCTCCCCGCCTCGCCGCCCTCGTCGCCTCCGCCGCGATGGTCGTCCTCGGCGTCCAGACGGGCACGTCCGCCAGCGCCGCCGACCGCGCGGAAGGCGCCGCCGCCCTCCCCCTCAGCGCCTCCCAACGGGCCACGGCCCTCAAGGACGCGCAGGCCGACGCCTCCGCCACGGCCGGCCGGCTCGGCCTCGCCGACGGCGAGAAGCTCGTCGCCCGCGACGTCGTCAAGGACGCGGACGGCACCGTCCACACCCGCTACGAGCGGACCTTCGACGGACTGCCCGTCCTCGGCGGTGACCTCGTCGTGCACACCGCGAAGGACGGCGCGCTCAAGGGCTCCACGAAGGCCCGCAAGGGTGCGATATCCGTGGCGTCGACGGACGCCGCGACGAGCACCGCCGCCGCGAAGAAGTCCGCCGTCGCCGCCGACAAGTCCATCAAGGGCGCCGCCGCCGACTCCGTACGGAAGATCGTGTGGGCGGCCGACAAGTCCGCCGCGCCCGTGCTCGCGTACGAGACGGTCGTGACCGGGACCCAGAAGGACGGCACCCCCAGCGAGCTGCACGTCGTCACCGATGCCACCAGCGGCAAGGAGCTGTACCGCTACCAGGCCATCGAGAACGGCACGGGCGTCAGCGAGTACAGCGGCACCGTCGCCGTCGGCAGCACCGCCTCCGCCTCCGGCGGCTTCGACCTGACCGACGGCGGGCGCGGCGGCCACAAGACGTACGACCTCAACGGCGGCACGTCCGGCACCGGCACCCTCTTCCACGACGCCGACGACACCTGGGGCGACGGGACGGTGAGCAACCGGCAGACCGCCGCCGTCGACGCCGCCTACGGAGCCGCCGAGACCTGGGACTTCTACAAGGAAGCCTTCAACCGCAACGGCATCGCCGGTGACGGCAAGGCCGCCTACAGCCGCGTCCACTACGGCAACGCGTACGTCAACGCCTTCTGGAACGACAGCTGCTTCTGCATGACGTACGGGGACGGGATCAGCAACCAGCACCCGCTGACCTCCCTCGACGTCGCCGGGCACGAGATGAGCCACGGCCTCACCGCCGCCACCGCGGGCCTCAAGTACAGCCGCGAGTCCGGTGGTCTGAACGAGGCGACCTCCGACATCTTCGGCACCGCGGTGGAGTTCCACGCCGCCAACTCCGCGGACGTCGGCGACTACCTCATCGGCGAGAAGATCGACATCAACGGCGACGGCACCCCGCTGCGCTACATGGACAAGCCCAGCAAGGACGGCGGGTCCGCCGACTACTGGTCGCGCAGCGTGGGCCGCCTCGACGTGCACTACTCGTCCGGCGTCGCCAACCACTTCTTCTACCTGCTCAGCGAGGGCAGCGGCGCGAAGACCATCAACGGTGTCAGCTACAACTCGCCGACGTACAACGGCTCCTCGGTCACCGGCATCGGCCGGGACAAGGCCCAGCAGATCTGGTACAAGGCGCTGACGACGTACATGACGTCGTCGACGGACTACGCCGCCGCGCGCACCGCCACCCTCCAGGCGGCGTCCGACCTGTACGGCGCGAGCAGCGCCGAACGGGCGGCGGTCGCGGCCGCCTGGACCGGGGTCAACGTGAACTAGCGCGCCGCGTCACATCGGCGGGCGGATCAACGGGACCGCTGCGGCTTGCCTCTGCCGTAGAGCCAGTCCTCCCAGACCCCGGCAAGGGCCTCTTCCTTGCCGGGGTTCCGCTTCTCCACGTATGCCGTGAAGTCGTCCGTGTCCGCGTTCCCGTACCTGTGGTCGGTCGGCCAGCTCCGCAGGAGCTTCGCGAACGCGGCGTCGCCGATCACCTGGCGGACGCGGTGCAGGACCATCGCGCCGCGTTCGTAGACCGGCGCGTCCGAGATGTGCGCGGCGCTGGGCGGGTCGGCGGGCGGGAAGGACCAGACGGCGTCGCTCCCGTCGGTGTCGTAGAGGGCCTCGAAGGTCCGCTGCGCCGTGTCGCCCCCGTGGTCCTCCTCCCACAGCCACTCGGCGTACGTCGCGAAGCCCTCGTTGAGCCACATGTCCTGCCACGACTTCGGGGTGACCGAGTCGCCGTACCACTGGTGCGCCAGCTCGTGGACGAGCAGGCCGATGTCGGGGGCGCCGGGGAAGACCGGGCGGTTCTGCGTCTCCAGGGCGTAGCCCGCGGCGCCGTCGCGGGCGACGATCGCGCCGGTGGAGGAGAACGGGTACGGGCCGAAGTTCTCCGCCTCCCACGCGACGACCTCGGGGAGCCGGCCGAGCACCTTCGCGCTCGCCGCCGCCTCCTGGGGATCGACGGCCGTGTAGACCGGCAGTCCGGAGGGTGTCGTGGACCGGCTCGTCTCGAAACGGCCGATCGCGACCGTCGCCAGATAGCTCGCCATGGGCTGCGGGACGTGCCAGGCGTAGGTCGTCCCCGCGCCGTCGGCGGAGGTCCGCGTACTCTTCGACTCGCCGTTGGAGACGGCCTTCAGGCCCTTGGGGACGGTGACCGTGATGTCGTACGTCGCCTTGTCCGACGGGTGGTGGTTGCCGGGGAACCAGGCCATCGAACCGGTGGGCTCGCCGAGCCCGAGCGCGCCGTCGGGGGTCCGCAGCCAGCCCTCCCGCGAACCGTCCGGGTCGGTGATGGTGGCGGGCTCTCCGGAGTAGCGGACGACGGTGCGGAACGTGGCGCCCCGCCGGAGTTCGTCGTGCGGCCTGACCGTCACCTCGTGCCCGGCGCGGCTGGCCGTGGCGGGCTCGCCGTCGACCGTGACGCTCCGGACCTTCATCCCGGTCAGGTCGAGGTTGAACGCGCTGAGGTCCTTCCCGGCCTTCGCCGTGATGTCGGCGGTGCCGGTCAGGCGGTGCGTGTCGGGGTCGTAGGACAGATCCAGGGCGTAGTGGCCGACGTCGTATCCGCCGTTGCCCAGCTTGGGGAAGTACGGGTCGCGCAGCCCGGCCCTGCCCGGGGTGCCGTGGACGCCGCCGTCGCAGGCGGTGAGGGCGGCGAGGACGGCGAGGGCCGGGAGGGCCACGAGGAGGCGGGGGGTGCGCACCTCGTGATCCTATGACCGCTTATGCCCGGGGGGCGGGTCCGCGGCCCGGCTACAGCACGGCTATGCCCAACGGCCGTTCCCCGGCGGCCAGTCTGCGGGTGTCGCCGCTGCCGAGGTCGACGACGGTGATGCCGTTCCAGTAGCCGTCGCGGGTGAAGCCGCCGGTGACGTACGCGGTGCGGCCGTCGGCGGAGACGGCGACGTCCTCGTGCGGCCCTTCGAGCGGGACGACCTTCTCCTTGCCGTCCTTCGTCCGCACCGTCAGGGAGGGGCCCTCGTCCTCGGCCGGGTCGATCGGGCCCGTGCCGACGGCGAGCAGGGTGCCGTCGGGGGTGATCGTCACGCCGTGCTGATGGGTGTCGGCCGTCATCCGCTCGACGGTCGAGCGGCCGGTCCGCGGGTCGAGCACGACGAGCCGCTCGCCCTCGAAGGGCAGCAGCAGCTTGCCGTCGGACGGCCGGACGGCGGCGTAGTGCGGCTTGAGCCAGGAGCCGAGGCCGCCCTCGGTGCCGTAGGGGGCGACCTCGATGCGGCGCGTGTCGTGCGTGCGCGCGTCGACGACCGTGACGTCGAACGAGTCGTGGTCGGTCGCGTACACCTCCCGGCCGTCGCGCGACACGTCGACGTCGAAGGGGCGGCGGCCGACATCCGTGGTGTCGGTGACCGTCCGCGTCCTGGTGTCGATGGTCTCCAACGCGCCCGCTCCGCCCGGGACGTTGACGCCCACGTACACGTGCTCGCCGTCGGGCGCGAGGGCGATGCCCATGCCGCCGCCGCGGTACTCGCCGTCGGTCACGGGGCCCAGGTTCCGCGTCTCGTACGGGACGAGGTCCATACGCTCGCGGGTCGCCGTGTCGACGACGGCGACGCCCTCGGCGGTGGCGACCCAGGCGCGCCCGTCGGCGCCGACGGCCAGGCCGTAGGGGGCCCGGCCGACCTTCACCGAGTCGACGGGGCCCCGGTCCGGGTCGACGAAGGTGACGGTGTCGGCACCGAAGTCGGCGACGAGCAGCGTGCCGTCCGGGGTACGGCCCGAGGGGCGGGCGCGGCCGAAGTGGCCTGGTCCGTGAGCCGGTCGGCGGGCTCGGCCTCGTCCCGCGTCGCCGCGCAGCCGGTGGCGAGCACGGCGGCGGCCAGGGCGGCGAGGGCCGCGCGCCTCACCGTACGGCCCTCAGCAGACCGGCGATCTCGGGAAGCCGCGCCGCTCGGCGTGGTCGAGCGGCGTGAGGCCGTCGCCGTCGGGCAGGCCGGGCGTCGCGCCCGCGGTGATGAGCAGCTCCACGATCTCCTGGTGCGCGCGGCCGCCGTCGCCGAGGATCACGGCCTCCAGGAGGGCGGTCCAGCCCAGCCGGTTGACGTGGTCGACGTCGATGTCGGTCTCGCGCAGCACGGCCCGTACGTAGTCGACGTGGCCGCGCTCGGAGGCGGGGATGAGGGAGACGCCGCCGAACCGGTTGGTGACCTTCAGGTCCGGGCGGGCGGGCAGCAGCGTCCGCATCATGGCGACGCTGCCGGTGACACCCGTGACCAGCCAGGCGCTGTCGTCACGGTCGTCCTGCGCGTTCGGATCGGCACCGGCCGCGACGAGGATCTCGGCCGCGGCCACGTGGTCGTTCAACGCGGCGAGCAGCAAAGGGGTGCGGCGGTGGGCGTCGCGGGCCTCGGGGTCGGCGCCCGCGGCGAGGGCGGCGCGGACGGCCGCGGCGTCGCCGGTGCGGGCCGCTTCCAGCAGGGTGCGGTTCATCGGGACCTTCCGAGTGAGGCGGCGGGGCTGGAGCACCGCTCCGCCCACGCGCCGTCGCAGGTGTTGTGTCATGGGCGGGTGCCACACCATCGTGGTTGCTCGCGCGGTTCCCCGCGCCCCGGGACGCGCACCTTCGGTGCGGCGTCCCGGGGGCCGGCGGGGAAACCTGCCGGGTACGTCCTACTTCGCCAGCTCGGCCACGCCGGCCTGGGCGAACTTCTCGTCCAGATCGCCGGACGGGGCGCCCGCGACGCCGATGCCGGCGATCGGGGCGTTGTCGGCGGTGACCGGGGCGCCGCCGGCGAGGAACAGCGTGCCGGGGATGTCCTTCAGGGTCGGGGCCGACTCCAGGCGCTTGGTCAGCTCCGAGGTGGGGGCGTTCCACGAGACGGCGGTGAACGCCTTCTTCTCGGCCGCCTCGTAGGACTGCGGGCCCGCGCCGTCGCCGCGCAGGGTCAGGATCGTGTTGCCGTTGCGGTCGACGATCGCGACGGAGACCTTCTGGTTCTCCTTCTTCGCGGCGTCGAGGACGGCCTCGGCGGCGTCCTGGGCGGCGTCGATCGTCAGGTGCTTCGTCTGGAGGGTGTTGCCCGCCTTCACCGCGGCGGGCTTGGCGGCGGCCGGAGCGGCGGTGTCGGCGGCGCTCGCCGAGTAGGCGCCGACGCCACCGAGGGCGACGGCCGCGGCGAGGGCGGAGCCGGTGAGGACGCGGGTGCGCTTCGAGACCTTCTTGACGTGCTTCATGAGGAACAACTCCAGGGGGAAAGGGGTGGGGCGGGGTCCGGCTCTCCGGTTCCGCCCGGTCGCCGCCGTCCCGCTCTGACATCAATCCTGGGTCCGGAACCGGCCCGGACCCATCGACGGACCGGTTGGTCGCGGCGTGCCGAGCAGCCGACACCGGGGTCATCCGATCGGTTGACCCCGGGGGCGGACGGCCGGGCGACAATGACAGTGTTTGCCCAGTTCGGAGCCCGTACGTGCAGGGGTCGATGAGGAGGTGGCCGTGGCCGAGGCCAGAAACCCGGTGCGCGCCGCCCGGTCGTACGAGAACGACACCCGGTGGCTGACGGTCGTCATGCACGCCGCGTTCTTCCTGCTGCTCGCCGTCGCCCTCGCACGGTTCCTGCTGCGTCACCCCGGCGGCGCCCGGACGCCCTGGATCATCGCCCTCAGCGTGGTCCTCGCGGTGCTGTACGTCGCCGGTGTCGCCCTCGACAACCCGCGGCGCCGCACGGCCGTGCGGCGGCTCTGGCTGGCCCTGGTGGTCGCGGTGGTCGTCGTGCTCGTCGGCCTCGCGCCGAGCTTCGCCTGGGTCGGGGTCCCGCTCTTCTACACCGGTCTGCGCACCCTGCCCACCCGCGCGGCCCTCGTCCTCGTGGGCCTGCTGACCGTGCTGGTCGTCGCCTCCCAGGTGCGGCTCGCCGGGCGCTGGGACCCGGACCTGGTGCTCGGCCCGCCGGCCGTCTCCGCGCTCGCCGCCGCCGTCTTCCTCCAGATGCAGCGGCAGTCGGCGCGCCAGCGGGCGCTGATCGACGACCTGATCCGTACGCGCCGTGAACTGGCCGCGTCCGAACGCCGCGAGGGCACGCTGGCCGAGCGGCAGCGGCTCTCCATGGAGATCCACGACACCCTCGCGCAGGGCCTGTCGAGCCAGCAGATGCTGTTGCAGGCGGCGGACCGGGTGTGGGACTCGGCGCCGGACAAGGCGCACACGCACGTGCGCACCGCCGCGTCGATCGCCGAGCACAACCTCGTCGAGGCGCGCCGCTTCGTGCACGACCTGGCGCCCGCGGACCTCGCGCGCGGCGGCGGCCTGGAGCAGGCGCTGCGGGCGCTCGCCGGACGGGAGTCGGGCGAGCGGCTGACCGTACGGGTCCACGTCGACGCCGCCGAGAGCGCCCGGGGCGCGGAGCTTCCCGACCGGGTGCGGTCGGGCCTGCTGCGGATCGCGCAGGGCGCGCTGGCCAACGTACGGGAGCACTCCGGTGCGACCACGGCGGCGGTGACGCTGACGCTGCTCGACGACGACCGGGCGCTGCTCGACATCGCCGACGACGGCCACGGCTTCGACCCGGCGGCGGTGTCCGCGGCTCCCTCCGGCGTACGGGGCCACGGTCTTCCGGCGATCCGGGCGCGGGTCCACCAGCTCGGCGGCACCCTGACGATCGAGTCGGCCCCCGGCGAGGGGACGGTCCTCTCGGTCTCGGTCCCGCTCGGATCCGTCTCGGTCCCCCTCGAACCACGGGCCCCTTGAGGAGCGCGGGGGACCACCCCGCCCCGCCACGACGGCGCCCGACCCGACCGCACCCACCAGGAGGCACCACCACATGACCGGCCCCGCCGAGCCGCCCACCCGGATCCTGCTCTGCGACGACCACGTGGTCGTGCGGGCCGGGCTGCTCGCCCTCCTGGACAGCGCCCCGGACATCGAGGTCGTCGGCGAGGCGGGCACCGGCGAGGAGGCCGTCGCCCTCGCCGCGAAACTGTCCCCGGACGTGGTCCTGATGGACCTCCAGCTCGGCGACGGCATCGACGGCGTCGAGACGACCCGCCGCCTCACGTCCGCCGACCCGGGCGGCAGACCCCACGTCCTCGTCCTCACCACGTACGACACCGACGCCGACATCACCCGCGCCATCGAGGCCGGCGCCACGGGCTACCTCCTGAAGGCCGAGCGCCCGGAGGAACTGTTCGCCGCGATCCACGCCGCCGCTCAGGGCCGTACGACGCTGTCCGCCCCGGTCGCCAGCCGCGTCATGGCCAACATGCGCAAGCCGCGGCCCACCCTCACCGACCGCGAGCGCGACATCCTCGCCCAGCTCGCGCACGGGCTCGGCAACCGGGACATCGCCAAGGCCCTGTTCATCAGCGAGGCCACCGTGAAGACGCACCTCGGCCGGATCTACGACAAGCTCGGCGTCGACACCCGGGCGGGCGCGGTCGCGGTGGCGAAGGAGCAACGACTGCTGCCCTGAGCCCGGCGACTCCCCTCAGCCCCGCGACTCCCCTCAGCCCCGCCGCCCACGAGCCAGGGTCCGCCGCCCGCGAG includes:
- a CDS encoding heme-binding protein yields the protein MKHVKKVSKRTRVLTGSALAAAVALGGVGAYSASAADTAAPAAAKPAAVKAGNTLQTKHLTIDAAQDAAEAVLDAAKKENQKVSVAIVDRNGNTILTLRGDGAGPQSYEAAEKKAFTAVSWNAPTSELTKRLESAPTLKDIPGTLFLAGGAPVTADNAPIAGIGVAGAPSGDLDEKFAQAGVAELAK
- the cdgB gene encoding diguanylate cyclase CdgB, which produces METESEPYVRLATLRQLHQVMADMNTARSLADTLQTVADGVVNGLGYELACVNLVRPDGDLVVAAFAGNSAAEALITGRVGSRASWDRRLNMGERWGELRFIPYTEGWILDEDDVPQWFTDGPPPRFDDEWHPSDRLFAPMFATGASGGELLGVISVDRPRNGRRPGAWGREALQMYAFQAAIAISNARLRANMQRALVRLEREQQALRASEESFRQAFEYAPSGMAIAEMGGDQHGRILRTNDALCRLLGRPASAMRRYSFSDLVHPEDIGTLLRTSAEGGRAELRLGRRDNTYVWVSLRNSVVADAADGPRFLLTHVEDIEERKRRELQLAHRASHDSLTGLPNSAELRSRLSARLCRRPREARPSAVDSLDAAYGDHGALAATDSNGHGFDFAAVHGSGLYDGLDGFDHHVHVAAPGGDDSGADDGTKGLAVLFCDLDGFKSINDRFGHNAGDAVLIEVARRLTSVVRDGDTVARLGGDEFVVLADGLGRADAQDLAVRLRNAIIPPIRVDGRAVRVGASFGIGWAHCGMTADEVLSSADQRMYIEKRSRAKQHRRAG
- a CDS encoding M4 family metallopeptidase, which encodes MVVLGVQTGTSASAADRAEGAAALPLSASQRATALKDAQADASATAGRLGLADGEKLVARDVVKDADGTVHTRYERTFDGLPVLGGDLVVHTAKDGALKGSTKARKGAISVASTDAATSTAAAKKSAVAADKSIKGAAADSVRKIVWAADKSAAPVLAYETVVTGTQKDGTPSELHVVTDATSGKELYRYQAIENGTGVSEYSGTVAVGSTASASGGFDLTDGGRGGHKTYDLNGGTSGTGTLFHDADDTWGDGTVSNRQTAAVDAAYGAAETWDFYKEAFNRNGIAGDGKAAYSRVHYGNAYVNAFWNDSCFCMTYGDGISNQHPLTSLDVAGHEMSHGLTAATAGLKYSRESGGLNEATSDIFGTAVEFHAANSADVGDYLIGEKIDINGDGTPLRYMDKPSKDGGSADYWSRSVGRLDVHYSSGVANHFFYLLSEGSGAKTINGVSYNSPTYNGSSVTGIGRDKAQQIWYKALTTYMTSSTDYAAARTATLQAASDLYGASSAERAAVAAAWTGVNVN
- a CDS encoding TerD family protein; this encodes MAVSLSKGGNVSLTKEAPGLTAVTVGLGWDVRTTTGTDFDLDASAIAVNTQGKVYSDAHFVFFNNKQTPDQSIVHTGDNRSGEGAGDDEAINVNLAALPADVDKIVFPVSIYDAETRSQNFGQVRNAYIRIVNQTGGTEIARYDLSEDAATETAMVFGELYRNGAEWKFRAVGQGYASGLTGIAQDFGVNV
- a CDS encoding response regulator transcription factor yields the protein MTGPAEPPTRILLCDDHVVVRAGLLALLDSAPDIEVVGEAGTGEEAVALAAKLSPDVVLMDLQLGDGIDGVETTRRLTSADPGGRPHVLVLTTYDTDADITRAIEAGATGYLLKAERPEELFAAIHAAAQGRTTLSAPVASRVMANMRKPRPTLTDRERDILAQLAHGLGNRDIAKALFISEATVKTHLGRIYDKLGVDTRAGAVAVAKEQRLLP
- a CDS encoding flavin reductase family protein; this encodes MLKTPPATPPAAPVTPAPRSPGHAEGVSNDDFRAALSRLAAGVVLLTAHEPALDPDGPVGEDAGMTATAFMSVSLDPPLVMVSLRNSSRMDDLLDDQPLWAVSVLSESQSHIAGRFAMKGRISDRLLFEDIPYVRGEHTNAPLVGGALATLECRTEQRVVAGDHTLVIGRVLGAAVPSADGGPLTYFRGRYRHLG
- a CDS encoding sensor histidine kinase produces the protein MHAAFFLLLAVALARFLLRHPGGARTPWIIALSVVLAVLYVAGVALDNPRRRTAVRRLWLALVVAVVVVLVGLAPSFAWVGVPLFYTGLRTLPTRAALVLVGLLTVLVVASQVRLAGRWDPDLVLGPPAVSALAAAVFLQMQRQSARQRALIDDLIRTRRELAASERREGTLAERQRLSMEIHDTLAQGLSSQQMLLQAADRVWDSAPDKAHTHVRTAASIAEHNLVEARRFVHDLAPADLARGGGLEQALRALAGRESGERLTVRVHVDAAESARGAELPDRVRSGLLRIAQGALANVREHSGATTAAVTLTLLDDDRALLDIADDGHGFDPAAVSAAPSGVRGHGLPAIRARVHQLGGTLTIESAPGEGTVLSVSVPLGSVSVPLEPRAP
- the arfB gene encoding alternative ribosome rescue aminoacyl-tRNA hydrolase ArfB, with the translated sequence MSGPYPIRGSVVLPEAELLWRFSRSSGPGGQHVNTSDSQVELRFDLAATKALPEVWKARALERLASRLVDGVVSVRASDHRSQWRNRETAATRLAALLAEASAPPPKQRRPTRIPRGINERRLREKKARSDTKRGRTGRDW
- a CDS encoding M1 family metallopeptidase, with the protein product MRTPRLLVALPALAVLAALTACDGGVHGTPGRAGLRDPYFPKLGNGGYDVGHYALDLSYDPDTHRLTGTADITAKAGKDLSAFNLDLTGMKVRSVTVDGEPATASRAGHEVTVRPHDELRRGATFRTVVRYSGEPATITDPDGSREGWLRTPDGALGLGEPTGSMAWFPGNHHPSDKATYDITVTVPKGLKAVSNGESKSTRTSADGAGTTYAWHVPQPMASYLATVAIGRFETSRSTTPSGLPVYTAVDPQEAAASAKVLGRLPEVVAWEAENFGPYPFSSTGAIVARDGAAGYALETQNRPVFPGAPDIGLLVHELAHQWYGDSVTPKSWQDMWLNEGFATYAEWLWEEDHGGDTAQRTFEALYDTDGSDAVWSFPPADPPSAAHISDAPVYERGAMVLHRVRQVIGDAAFAKLLRSWPTDHRYGNADTDDFTAYVEKRNPGKEEALAGVWEDWLYGRGKPQRSR